In the Desulfatiglans anilini DSM 4660 genome, one interval contains:
- the xerC gene encoding tyrosine recombinase XerC: MSIGELKARFLDYLRDQKGYSPHTLRNYTIDLDQFIQFLAKEHSGGASGPVGRPPEAPPVEPDLLRRYVAEMHGRLKRSSMARKLSSIRSFYRFLERNGYLSENPAADLSSPRMEKRIPHYLPVDAMFRLLENAAAQTPLGLRDLAVLEVLYSCGLRVSELAGLNIGSLDADERLVKVLGKGGKERIVPIGRQALGAVDQYLAATRPLRQGRWGDDRRAPLFINSRGGRLTARSVGRIVKRYALEAGLPSEISPHSMRHSYATHLLDGGADLRSVQELLGHASLSTTQRYTHVSLDKLMETYDKAHPRSR; encoded by the coding sequence GTGTCGATCGGGGAGCTGAAAGCGCGTTTTTTGGATTATTTGCGGGATCAGAAAGGCTACTCTCCCCATACCCTGCGAAATTACACGATCGACCTGGATCAATTCATCCAATTCCTGGCGAAGGAGCACAGCGGAGGGGCGAGCGGCCCGGTGGGCCGGCCACCCGAAGCCCCTCCGGTCGAACCCGATCTGCTGCGCCGCTACGTGGCTGAAATGCACGGCCGTTTGAAACGGTCCAGTATGGCGAGAAAGCTTTCGAGCATCCGGTCCTTCTACCGGTTCCTCGAGCGGAACGGATATTTGTCGGAGAATCCGGCCGCCGATCTTTCGTCGCCCCGGATGGAAAAGCGCATACCCCATTACCTGCCGGTCGATGCCATGTTCCGGCTCCTCGAGAACGCCGCTGCACAGACTCCTCTGGGTCTGCGGGACCTGGCCGTTCTGGAGGTCCTTTACTCTTGCGGGCTCCGGGTCAGCGAACTGGCGGGGCTGAACATCGGGAGCCTGGATGCCGACGAGCGCCTGGTGAAGGTCCTCGGCAAGGGTGGCAAGGAGCGGATCGTCCCCATCGGCCGTCAGGCCCTGGGGGCCGTGGATCAATATCTTGCGGCCACACGGCCTCTCAGGCAAGGGCGATGGGGGGATGACCGCAGGGCGCCGCTTTTCATCAATTCCCGGGGCGGGCGGCTTACGGCGCGGAGCGTCGGGCGGATCGTCAAACGCTATGCCCTCGAGGCCGGCCTGCCTTCGGAGATCAGCCCGCATTCGATGCGGCACAGCTACGCCACGCATCTGCTGGACGGCGGGGCGGATCTGCGGTCGGTTCAGGAACTGCTGGGCCATGCAAGTCTTTCCACCACCCAGCGCTACACGCATGTCAGCCTGGACAAGCTGATGGAGACCTATGACAAGGCGCATCCCCGGAGCCGCTGA
- the hslV gene encoding ATP-dependent protease subunit HslV: MKDIRATTILAVRKDGRAVMAGDGQVTLGDTIMKHKANKVRPMYDDQVLVGFAGAAADAFNLFERLEGKLEEYRGNLTRAAVELAKDWRTDRILRRLEALLLAMDEEHTLIISGTGDVIEPDEAVAAIGSGGPYALAAAQALVQHSPLDAKTIAMESMKIAASICLYTNEQIIVHELQP; the protein is encoded by the coding sequence ATGAAAGACATACGAGCGACAACGATCCTGGCTGTCCGAAAGGACGGCCGCGCGGTGATGGCCGGGGACGGGCAGGTGACCCTCGGGGACACCATCATGAAGCACAAGGCCAACAAGGTGCGGCCCATGTACGATGACCAGGTGCTGGTCGGCTTTGCCGGCGCCGCGGCCGACGCCTTCAACCTGTTCGAACGCCTCGAGGGCAAGCTCGAGGAATACCGCGGGAATCTCACCCGAGCGGCGGTCGAGCTGGCGAAGGACTGGCGGACGGACAGGATCCTGCGCCGCCTGGAGGCGCTGCTGCTGGCCATGGACGAGGAGCACACCCTGATCATCTCGGGAACGGGCGACGTGATCGAACCGGACGAGGCGGTGGCCGCCATCGGCTCCGGCGGGCCCTATGCCCTGGCAGCCGCCCAGGCCCTGGTGCAGCATTCGCCCCTCGACGCGAAGACCATTGCGATGGAGTCGATGAAGATCGCTGCATCCATCTGCCTCTATACGAACGAACAGATCATCGTGCATGAACTCCAGCCCTGA
- the hslU gene encoding ATP-dependent protease ATPase subunit HslU codes for MKVLTPREIVSELDKYIIGQDQAKRSVAIALRNRWRRQQVPRDLRDEIAPKNIIMIGPTGVGKTEIARRLARLAESPFLKVEATKFTEVGYVGRDVESIVRDLAELAVNMAKKQEQEKVKSKARELAEERLLDMLLPKRKEEVREEEGEKEKILEVVRVDSAEKSSTREKLRRMLRDGKLDKRYVELEVQDTQLPMVEIFSSGGMEEMEFNIKEVFGNLFPAKKKKRRVKVPEALEILFQEESQRLIDMDKVIEQAVRMTEQNGIIFLDELDKVAGSESGYGPDVSREGVQRDLLPIVEGSTVITKYGMIKTDHILFIAAGAFNVSKPSDLLPELQGRFPIRVELDSLSEEDFYRILTEPRNALITQYRALLETEGIELHFEDDAIREIAYMANRVNEQMENIGARRLATIMEKLLDEISFEAPDMEEDLVTITRETVSEKLADILEDENLSRYIL; via the coding sequence ATGAAAGTGCTCACGCCGAGAGAGATCGTTTCCGAGCTGGACAAGTACATCATCGGCCAGGACCAGGCCAAGCGCTCGGTGGCCATCGCGCTCAGGAACCGCTGGCGCCGCCAACAGGTGCCGCGGGACCTGCGTGACGAGATCGCTCCCAAGAACATCATCATGATCGGCCCGACGGGGGTCGGAAAGACCGAGATCGCCCGGCGGCTGGCCCGGCTGGCTGAATCCCCCTTTCTCAAGGTGGAGGCGACGAAGTTCACCGAGGTGGGCTACGTGGGCCGTGATGTGGAGTCGATCGTGCGCGACCTCGCCGAACTCGCCGTCAACATGGCCAAGAAGCAGGAGCAGGAAAAGGTCAAGAGCAAGGCCCGGGAGCTCGCCGAGGAAAGGCTTCTCGACATGCTGCTCCCCAAGCGCAAGGAAGAGGTGCGCGAGGAGGAGGGCGAAAAGGAGAAGATCCTCGAGGTGGTCCGCGTGGACAGCGCCGAGAAGTCCTCCACGAGGGAAAAACTGCGCCGGATGCTGCGCGACGGCAAGCTCGACAAGCGCTACGTGGAGCTCGAGGTCCAGGACACCCAGCTTCCGATGGTGGAGATCTTCTCGAGCGGCGGCATGGAGGAGATGGAGTTCAACATCAAGGAGGTCTTCGGCAACCTCTTCCCGGCCAAGAAGAAGAAACGGCGCGTCAAGGTCCCGGAGGCCCTGGAGATCCTTTTCCAGGAGGAATCGCAGCGCCTGATCGACATGGACAAGGTCATCGAGCAGGCCGTGCGGATGACGGAGCAGAACGGGATCATCTTCCTGGACGAGCTCGACAAGGTGGCGGGGTCGGAGTCGGGCTACGGGCCGGACGTGTCCCGCGAAGGCGTGCAGCGGGATCTGCTGCCCATCGTGGAGGGCTCGACCGTCATCACCAAGTACGGGATGATCAAGACCGACCACATCCTGTTCATCGCCGCCGGGGCCTTCAATGTCAGCAAGCCCTCGGACCTCCTCCCGGAACTGCAGGGCCGGTTCCCCATCCGCGTGGAGCTGGATTCCCTCTCGGAGGAAGACTTCTACCGCATCCTGACCGAGCCCCGGAACGCCCTCATTACGCAGTACAGGGCACTTCTCGAGACCGAGGGCATCGAACTGCACTTCGAGGACGACGCAATCCGGGAGATCGCCTACATGGCGAACCGCGTCAACGAGCAGATGGAGAACATCGGCGCGCGTCGCCTGGCGACGATCATGGAAAAGCTCCTGGACGAGATCTCGTTCGAGGCGCCGGACATGGAGGAAGATTTGGTCACCATCACCAGGGAAACGGTGAGCGAGAAGCTCGCGGACATCCTCGAAGACGAAAACCTGAGCAGGTACATCCTATGA
- the argB gene encoding acetylglutamate kinase has product MITQSDRAKVLIEALPYIQRFNGATIVVKYGGHAMVDEKLKRDFALDIILLKYVGLNPVVVHGGGPQIGELLKRLSIEPVFVDGMRVTDPQTMDVVEMVLVGKVNKEIVTLINTNGGRAVGLSGKDGQLVTAQRMKYLKSRGEDQPPELIDMGLVGEITAVDPTILLKLMEDAFIPVIAPVGGGAEGETFNINADLVAGAVASALRARKLILLTDTPGVLDQSGGLLSTLKEGEARELMGRGVIKGGMIPKVNCCLDALKGGVRKTHIIDGRQEHAILLEIFTKEGVGTEIVP; this is encoded by the coding sequence ATGATTACCCAGTCCGATCGCGCCAAGGTCCTGATCGAGGCCTTGCCTTACATCCAGCGCTTCAACGGCGCCACGATCGTCGTCAAGTACGGCGGGCACGCCATGGTGGACGAAAAGCTGAAGCGCGACTTCGCGCTCGATATCATCCTGCTGAAGTACGTGGGGCTGAACCCGGTCGTGGTCCACGGCGGCGGCCCCCAGATCGGCGAACTCCTGAAGCGTCTGTCGATCGAGCCGGTCTTTGTCGATGGGATGCGGGTCACCGACCCTCAGACGATGGACGTGGTGGAGATGGTCCTGGTCGGGAAGGTCAACAAGGAGATCGTGACCCTCATCAACACCAACGGGGGTCGCGCTGTCGGGCTTTCCGGCAAGGATGGGCAGCTGGTGACGGCCCAGCGCATGAAATACCTCAAAAGCCGGGGGGAGGATCAGCCCCCCGAACTGATCGATATGGGGCTCGTCGGGGAGATCACGGCGGTGGACCCCACGATCCTCCTCAAGCTGATGGAAGATGCCTTCATTCCGGTCATCGCGCCGGTCGGCGGCGGTGCGGAGGGGGAGACCTTCAACATCAACGCCGACCTCGTGGCCGGTGCGGTGGCCTCGGCCCTCAGGGCCCGGAAGCTGATCCTCCTGACCGATACCCCCGGGGTCCTGGACCAGTCGGGCGGCCTTCTTTCGACCCTGAAAGAGGGCGAGGCGCGTGAGCTGATGGGCCGGGGAGTGATCAAGGGAGGGATGATCCCGAAGGTCAACTGCTGCCTCGACGCCCTCAAGGGCGGGGTCCGCAAGACGCACATCATCGACGGGCGCCAGGAGCATGCGATCCTGCTCGAGATCTTCACCAAGGAAGGGGTGGGGACGGAGATCGTCCCCTGA